Genomic segment of Arachis hypogaea cultivar Tifrunner chromosome 11, arahy.Tifrunner.gnm2.J5K5, whole genome shotgun sequence:
CTTGCACGTTTTTACTTTCTCCTACTTCAACTTTTCACCAATGTGTAAAATGGAAACAAAATTCTCTTTGTTATTCATTTAGAGAGTAATACTACGTTATCAACAAAgtttatcttcttttttaaatatttgataattttaaattctaagtataaaaataaaggaaaagtaaaagagggtcagccaaaaaaataaataatttaactaatttataattatatttaattaattttatttgtttttaatttataatatttgatattaattgttTCTCACCCCAAATTAAAATTCTGAATGATATGTTGAAGAAATAGGGGCGGGAATCACAGAACTTCCAACAATCCCGattcttagtatataaaaaaaattataaaatatataaaagaacatccatttagtatgaaaaaaaaaaacattctgatacttagtagaagaaacatcctaATACCTAGTATAAGCACCATCTACGTAGAGATTTTGAATTCACACAGAGACATTTAGCTGGTTTTTGACTGGTACCTTCtccgttaaaaataaaatattaatctaatctactaactaatattaataaaaagtgtTAACTctccataattttttatttaaatttatttaattttgatcaatGATAATTATGCAGGAGAAACAGCTTGTGAATAGAGATGTTTTGATGTAACaaatttacaaaattttttaaatatactgtcttgtttatttttatttattcacgagtctcaaattttttatttgtttatgaccAGTTTAATGGgtttgttacgatgggtaaccggagattaatgggttgAACTCGTTGGGTTGGCCTAATCGTTTGAGGAAGCCTCCGAGCAGGTTTGCGCCTTGGGGCCTCCGTCCGATTTGTGTGTGAGAAaatggggtggtacctgcaaagacactccgatgtgcttaagttagcaagggtataagcaggtctagagagtattgggacttttttatacctgaggggtgtcagtgtatttatagtggtgaaccaataaccaccgtttgAGTAGTTTcaccttttaaggaggataaccgtccctttatcttagggaggttagaatatggctcctggaagtgtgTTGAGAGATCTTAggagcagttacttatttgaaagAGGGTTATCTACCAGCTAATCTTCGTTCCCGACTTCTTTGAGCCAAGTCGCTGTTGAGACCGACTTTCCAAGAGGAGGTCGGTAACGAGTGAGAGCCAATCTTTAAGATTGGGCCTTTTATTTGGGCCTGAACCTTAACATTGGAGCAGGATATGAATAGGGTTATATAAACATATCCATTTATTTAAAAAGATGATAAAAAGAGTTAAttttaatccaaaaaaattaaataaataaatttttttagtggGTGAATCAGATTTTTGAGTTGAATAaggaaaaatgttaaaaaaaaaaaataataataaatcaccTATTCAACttactctttttaatttatcGAGCTCAATTTATTTAATCCAAAATCAGACTCAACACATTTAATCTGAAATTTAAGTAGGTCtgatttaaaaagtaaaaattcgtTCGTTTTTTGGTtttccacggtatcccccaacccggcaggtcaaggactaatccgtcgcggtactgagctccatttaagggtttgccgctggccaatgggttgctgcatgcacaaggcgggattcgaacccccgacacttgcttaagcggactagtgagctaaccactagaccaacccaactaaCCCCACGAATTTGGTCCATTTTGAAATTTGTAACTTTTTTGGGACtacaatttattttcttatcttcgaattatttttcttattatccATCGGGTCAAAGACTAGGAAAAATATAAAAGGGAGAGTAGTACTAATACAACAAGCCCATATAGGTCCATGAAAAGCCCAATTGGCccaacattttttattatttgcctGTTTTTTATTTGACCCACTATCATTCGGTTTTCATAACCATGAATTAAATCATCTTCTCAGCTAAGAGGGTTTAGGGGTTTGCACTTTGCAGTTTGCAGTATCAAACCCTCCCCTTTCAGCTAACGGTGTTTAGGGTTTTGCTCCTGCAGCAGTTGTTATTGTTGAAATCTTgaagctgaaattatcaaaattagCGTGCGATGGCGTCTCGACCGGAGCTGGTGGCGCCACCTGAGATATTCTATGATGACGCCGAAGCTCGCAAGTACACTTCTTCTTCCCGTATCGTTGAaattcaggtttttttttttttttcctaccTGTACTTCTTTTCCCTTTACTATACTCAATTCCGATCCTGATTATGTTTACTTCTTAGATGAGCTTATTGAACTAATTTCTGTTTATGTTAAATcgaattaaaacaaacaaaaataggCATCACTGTCGGAGAGAGCCCTCGAGCTTCTTGCTTTGCCCGATGATGGCATTCCCAAGTTACTCCTCGATATAGGTAATTCATTATCTTATCATTATTATGCTTATCATGATCATATGAATATGCTTTTATGAATGTGGAAGtagcattttttttttacaattgtaATATTGGTTTATTTGTTCTATGTAGGTTGTGGATCAGGACTTAGTGGTGAGACACTTTCAGAGAATGGACATCACTGGATTGGTCTTGACATTTCCCCATCAATGCTCagtatgttatttatttatttatatatttatttttttagggaGATAGATTGAGTTTAGATGAATTTTTGTTATTCCTTCATTCCTGTtattttgcttttgcttttggtttGTTGACATATTCTAATTTTAACTCTCAGATGTTGCTGTTGAGCGAGAGGTTGAGGGTGACCTTCTACTTGGTGACATGGGCCAGGTATTCACCCTAAAGCACTTTCAGTTTCCAAGTTggttcttaattttgtgcatttcACCTGTTTAATTCGTTTCTTAATAGCCTTTAGTTTTTGGTTTCAGGGTTTAGGGCTTCGTCCTGGAGTAATTGATGGGGTCATTAGTATATCTGCTGTTCAGGTgtgctttaattaataatttttgtaaatgTCTTAGCTTTGGGATTTTGCATTAGGATTTAGGAAAACTTTCTACCTTTGAATTGGATTTTGCATTACTTTAGTAGAGATTTGCTAATAGTGAACCAAGTGCAGCAGAAGTATGCATAGGAACACCCTAGGAACAACAAAATAATGGTAATAAATGAGGATAAGAAAATATAATAGATTATGAGTACCACAGCATGAACACCATATTGGAAGTGAATGTAATGCCTTTTGAGAAGAATTTTTTTTACTGGTACTTGGTTAGAACCTTTCTGTAGTGTCTCAATGTATTTGTAATGCGTAGTAAATATTGTAATTTAAAAATTGTATAATCCAATATAACGAATCAAGAAAAATTTCTGGTTTGAACCTTATCATGTGAATAAATCATGGTTTTCAACTATCAACCCTTTTTGTGTGTCTCATACTCTTATTTCTATTCTTAATTTTGTGAACTTATTTGATGATGATCCAGTGGTTATGCAATGCTGATAAATCGTCTCACAATCCAATACTAAGATTGAAGTACGTTCCGTTTCTTATTTAGTCcacttttaattatttataatttgaatctCCTTAAACTCTTAACTCAAGGACTTGGAAAATTGCAAACAtctaatggttattttttgtATTGATAAATGTTGCTCTAATAACATACACTTTTTTCCCCCTCTCGTAGGGCTTTTTTCACTTCTTTGTACAGATGCTTGGCAAATGGAGCTAGAGCagtatttcaaatttatcctgAAAATATAAACCAGCGTGAATTGATTTTGAAGGCTGCTATGCGCGCTGGATTTGCTGGTGGTATAGTTGTTGATTTCCCACACAGGTTTGAACACTTGTTACATAACTACTAAGGCTTGATTTGTTTCAAGAGGAATTACATTTTTTCTTATTGGTTGTTCAATCAACCTCCAAAAATTGTTGTCTTCAAGTGTTTGGTGTTGTAATCCTATTTTCTGGTCAATCTAGCCATAGGACATTCTGGCTAT
This window contains:
- the LOC112723587 gene encoding 18S rRNA (guanine-N(7))-methyltransferase RID2 — translated: MASRPELVAPPEIFYDDAEARKYTSSSRIVEIQASLSERALELLALPDDGIPKLLLDIGCGSGLSGETLSENGHHWIGLDISPSMLNVAVEREVEGDLLLGDMGQGLGLRPGVIDGVISISAVQWLCNADKSSHNPILRLKAFFTSLYRCLANGARAVFQIYPENINQRELILKAAMRAGFAGGIVVDFPHSTKKRKEFLVLTCGQRAVNSMPEGKDDNGESCSDDDSEDEENQTVRVSDRHRPQKKQKWNKSGKGKEWIKRKKEQMRRRGNAVPPDTKYTGRKRKDRF